A region from the Halobacillus mangrovi genome encodes:
- a CDS encoding VOC family protein, whose amino-acid sequence MNKSPIKNKVNLVFIPVSDIEKSKEWYSRMLGIEDGESHFDHLFVADMDGAGMILDTMPMWRDENGKLPRLNAPVVQFGTEDIDRSYQFMKENGVELVTEVQHNKFFVFKDPDGNMLMVCEDH is encoded by the coding sequence ATGAACAAAAGTCCAATAAAAAACAAAGTCAATTTAGTCTTTATACCAGTAAGTGATATTGAAAAATCAAAAGAATGGTATTCTAGAATGCTAGGAATAGAGGATGGTGAAAGTCATTTTGATCATCTATTCGTTGCAGATATGGATGGAGCCGGGATGATTCTCGATACAATGCCGATGTGGAGAGATGAAAACGGAAAACTTCCACGGTTAAATGCCCCGGTTGTGCAATTCGGTACGGAAGATATCGACAGGTCCTACCAATTTATGAAAGAAAATGGCGTGGAACTTGTGACAGAAGTCCAGCACAACAAATTTTTTGTCTTCAAGGATCCAGACGGGAACATGCTTATGGTGTGTGAGGATCATTAG
- the hpaD gene encoding 3,4-dihydroxyphenylacetate 2,3-dioxygenase, translated as MNFDIIRAGRAVLHVTDLKRSRAFYEALGFIETASDDEQIFFRGLEEHNHHSLVLKKRDFPAVEVISYKVRSEKDLNQLAAFYDGQGTEVKWMEAGTQEAVGRALRIQDVSGLPVEYYAEMDQAERMIQKYHYHKGAKVQRIDHFNCMVPDVEKAYDHYIHQLGFACSEYTEGEEKKIWAAWLHRKPSVHDVAYMNGLGPRLHHIGFWLKDPMNLIDGCDVLASMGYGPAIERGPGRHGLSNAMFLYLRDPDGHRIELYNGDYLTSDPDFKPVRWDLDDPMRQTFWGHKAPDSWFDEASEVLDVHSNEKVTLIEPKLKKRKPTFVT; from the coding sequence ATGAATTTTGATATCATCCGTGCCGGCCGTGCCGTATTACATGTCACCGATTTAAAGAGATCAAGAGCTTTTTACGAAGCTCTTGGTTTCATAGAAACAGCGTCAGATGACGAGCAGATTTTTTTCAGAGGGCTTGAAGAGCATAATCATCATAGTCTTGTTCTGAAAAAAAGAGATTTTCCTGCCGTAGAAGTGATTAGCTACAAAGTAAGATCGGAGAAAGATTTAAATCAATTAGCTGCCTTTTATGACGGACAGGGTACCGAAGTCAAGTGGATGGAAGCGGGTACCCAGGAAGCTGTCGGGCGTGCGCTGAGAATTCAGGATGTCTCCGGATTGCCTGTGGAGTACTATGCGGAAATGGATCAGGCAGAACGAATGATCCAAAAATACCACTACCATAAAGGGGCAAAGGTGCAGCGGATCGATCATTTCAACTGCATGGTTCCGGATGTGGAAAAAGCGTATGACCACTATATTCATCAATTAGGCTTCGCCTGCTCTGAATATACAGAAGGGGAAGAAAAGAAAATATGGGCGGCCTGGCTACACCGTAAACCAAGCGTCCATGATGTGGCCTATATGAATGGACTTGGACCAAGACTTCACCATATCGGTTTTTGGCTGAAGGACCCTATGAACCTGATTGACGGCTGCGATGTACTTGCTTCTATGGGGTACGGCCCTGCGATTGAACGAGGACCTGGAAGGCACGGGCTATCTAATGCGATGTTCCTCTACTTAAGGGATCCGGACGGCCACCGTATCGAGCTTTATAATGGAGACTATTTGACAAGTGACCCTGATTTCAAACCGGTTCGCTGGGATCTCGATGATCCGATGCGTCAGACGTTCTGGGGCCATAAAGCTCCTGACAGCTGGTTTGATGAAGCATCAGAAGTCCTTGATGTTCATTCGAATGAAAAAGTAACGCTTATTGAGCCGAAACTGAAGAAGCGCAAGCCAACTTTTGTAACTTGA
- a CDS encoding LysR family transcriptional regulator, giving the protein MDIKQLRYFRTVAEEGQVTKAAKKLHMAQPPLSQQIKLMEEELELKLFDRHGRKLELTSAGEVLYQKAGQILNDLEETIVEVKETNEGITGTLHIGSNKSCFSSLTGPLNQLRQQYPNLTYQLREGDTYFLAECIRRREIEMAVVRLPIERDEFEMVPLPSEPYVLVTPKSWDLFPSAAKEVEVEDLKDLPLMLLHRISGMGQFELIVDECRKHGFDPYVICECPDATMLLSLVANGVGATIVPRSTLEAFSFSNIESYEFRNADIEAKAVVIWHKDRYLTKASRRLLRLFELDRTDLEKLVQL; this is encoded by the coding sequence TTGGATATCAAGCAATTACGATACTTTCGTACAGTTGCTGAAGAAGGTCAAGTAACAAAAGCAGCAAAAAAACTCCATATGGCTCAGCCTCCTCTCAGCCAGCAAATTAAACTGATGGAAGAAGAACTTGAACTGAAGTTGTTTGACCGCCATGGCCGTAAGCTTGAATTGACGAGTGCAGGAGAAGTGCTCTATCAAAAAGCAGGACAAATTCTTAATGATTTAGAAGAAACAATCGTAGAAGTTAAAGAAACAAATGAAGGGATTACTGGTACCCTTCATATCGGTTCTAACAAATCATGCTTTTCCTCTTTGACAGGTCCCTTAAATCAGTTGAGACAGCAATATCCAAACCTAACCTATCAGCTTAGAGAAGGAGATACCTACTTTTTGGCCGAATGCATTCGAAGACGAGAAATCGAAATGGCGGTGGTCCGTCTACCTATTGAACGAGATGAATTTGAAATGGTCCCTCTTCCTTCCGAACCTTACGTACTCGTTACACCAAAATCCTGGGACTTGTTTCCTTCGGCAGCTAAAGAAGTCGAGGTCGAAGATTTGAAAGATCTTCCGTTAATGCTTTTACATCGAATCAGCGGAATGGGGCAATTTGAATTGATTGTGGATGAATGCAGAAAGCACGGATTTGACCCTTATGTGATTTGTGAATGTCCAGATGCTACGATGTTGTTATCGCTAGTGGCTAATGGTGTGGGAGCAACCATTGTTCCACGGTCTACTTTGGAAGCGTTTTCTTTTTCTAATATTGAAAGCTATGAGTTTAGGAATGCTGATATTGAAGCGAAAGCTGTGGTGATCTGGCATAAAGACCGATATCTAACGAAAGCCTCCAGAAGGTTGTTGCGTTTGTTCGAATTAGATAGGACTGATTTAGAAAAACTCGTTCAACTATAA
- a CDS encoding symporter small accessory protein, translating into MLGIDDASIAFIWVATVLSAVGCVFYGAVMWNRGEGEEE; encoded by the coding sequence ATGTTAGGGATTGATGATGCTTCTATTGCATTTATCTGGGTAGCTACAGTTCTGTCTGCGGTTGGCTGTGTCTTTTATGGGGCAGTGATGTGGAATCGAGGGGAAGGTGAGGAAGAGTGA
- a CDS encoding GyrI-like domain-containing protein: MEKVDPITISGVTEIRKKKLVGFRVVCEDMAGYGQVIPKASMVLDRRKGEIKNLVEPVKLIGAFKAAETCEEDDGYWVCYEVESFEDIPDGMASLTVPEETYAVLHFRGHASEIYSVYEHLHQWIEENGYNRSPEKWTLEIYSKWTETEDRLDLCDPIH; the protein is encoded by the coding sequence ATGGAAAAGGTTGATCCCATCACGATATCTGGAGTAACAGAAATCAGGAAAAAGAAATTAGTAGGCTTTCGCGTCGTTTGTGAAGATATGGCGGGTTATGGTCAGGTAATTCCTAAAGCTTCAATGGTATTAGACCGTCGCAAAGGGGAGATTAAGAACCTTGTGGAGCCTGTTAAGCTTATCGGGGCTTTTAAAGCTGCTGAGACCTGTGAGGAAGACGATGGCTACTGGGTTTGTTATGAAGTTGAAAGTTTTGAAGATATCCCTGATGGAATGGCCAGCCTTACTGTTCCGGAAGAAACATATGCCGTCCTTCATTTTAGGGGCCATGCATCGGAGATTTACAGTGTCTATGAACATTTACATCAATGGATAGAGGAAAATGGATATAATCGATCACCAGAAAAATGGACGCTGGAAATCTATTCTAAGTGGACAGAAACGGAAGATCGTCTAGATCTTTGCGACCCAATTCATTGA
- a CDS encoding flavin reductase family protein, whose translation MDDRMFRTAMGKFATGVTVIASEVDGQVHGMTANAFMSVSLDPKLILISIDKRAKMNEVIQKASKFTVNILSGDQKEMSMIFAGQIKENKHVEFETFEDLPVIENSLVSLACNVYQAHEAGDHTLYVGEVINLNVQDGEPLAFYEGKYMQMT comes from the coding sequence ATGGACGATCGTATGTTCAGAACTGCCATGGGGAAGTTTGCGACAGGGGTAACGGTTATAGCATCAGAAGTTGATGGCCAGGTTCACGGGATGACAGCCAATGCGTTTATGTCGGTTTCCCTTGATCCCAAGCTTATCCTTATTTCTATCGATAAAAGAGCAAAAATGAATGAAGTGATTCAAAAGGCAAGTAAATTCACCGTCAATATTCTCTCTGGAGATCAAAAAGAAATGTCGATGATCTTTGCAGGGCAAATTAAAGAAAATAAACATGTGGAATTTGAAACATTTGAAGATCTTCCGGTTATAGAAAACTCTCTTGTCAGTCTTGCTTGTAATGTCTATCAAGCCCACGAAGCAGGGGACCATACGTTGTATGTGGGAGAAGTGATCAACTTGAATGTTCAAGATGGTGAACCACTAGCTTTTTATGAAGGAAAATACATGCAAATGACATAA
- the hpaE gene encoding 5-carboxymethyl-2-hydroxymuconate semialdehyde dehydrogenase: MSELTLSDINEAGKRVIKEVKDIQLYIDGAFVDAESREQFDNYNPFTNEKINKIASGAEGDIDKAVKAARKAFKGEWGRLSQNDRLSYIYKIADLIDEHIDEIAPLESYDTGLPISQTKKMVARAAHNFRFYAEMVKSRLVGDAYQVDDEFLNYTIHKPVGVAGLITPWNAPFMLETWKIAPALATGNTVVLKPAEWSPLTANRLAEIIDKAGLPDGVFNVVHGYGETAGASLVAHEDVELISFTGETTTGSEIMKNGADTLKRFSMELGGKSPIIVFDDADFERAIDACTWGIFSFNGERCTANSRLYVHEDIAADFIAALKERVQNIIVGDPMKEDTQVGPLIHTKHYESVKSYLELAEEEGCQVISGSVPEEHSRGNFVAPTLLLNADTSMRVVQEEIFGPVIAVMTFNDEAEVIEHANNVRYGLAGYVWTKDLQRGHRVAQAIDSGMLWINSQNVRDLRTPFGGSKHSGIGREGGHYAFEFYTEVQIIHVALGEHRIPQFGKK; the protein is encoded by the coding sequence ATGAGTGAACTTACTTTATCTGATATTAACGAAGCAGGAAAACGTGTGATTAAAGAAGTGAAAGACATTCAACTTTACATTGATGGAGCTTTTGTAGATGCAGAAAGTCGTGAACAATTCGATAATTATAATCCTTTTACTAATGAAAAGATCAACAAAATCGCTTCAGGGGCAGAAGGCGATATAGACAAAGCGGTAAAAGCAGCCAGGAAAGCTTTCAAAGGGGAATGGGGGAGGCTCTCACAAAATGATCGGTTAAGTTACATTTATAAAATTGCAGATTTAATCGATGAGCATATTGATGAAATTGCTCCGCTTGAATCCTACGATACAGGCCTGCCAATCAGCCAGACGAAGAAAATGGTCGCACGTGCTGCACACAACTTCAGGTTCTATGCGGAGATGGTGAAGAGTCGTCTAGTCGGAGATGCGTACCAGGTAGATGATGAGTTTCTCAACTACACGATTCATAAACCTGTAGGGGTAGCCGGGTTAATCACACCTTGGAACGCCCCGTTCATGCTTGAGACATGGAAGATTGCGCCGGCTTTGGCTACAGGAAATACAGTCGTTTTAAAACCTGCAGAATGGTCACCACTTACGGCGAATCGATTAGCTGAAATCATTGATAAAGCTGGCCTTCCTGACGGTGTCTTTAACGTTGTTCATGGATACGGGGAAACGGCAGGTGCGTCGTTGGTTGCTCATGAGGATGTGGAGTTAATTTCTTTTACAGGAGAAACGACGACAGGCTCTGAAATTATGAAAAATGGCGCGGATACGTTGAAGCGTTTCTCTATGGAGTTAGGTGGAAAATCACCAATCATCGTGTTTGATGATGCAGACTTTGAGCGGGCAATTGACGCCTGCACGTGGGGGATCTTCTCCTTTAATGGAGAACGCTGTACCGCCAACTCACGATTGTACGTTCATGAGGACATCGCTGCTGATTTTATTGCAGCTTTGAAAGAGCGAGTACAAAACATTATCGTAGGCGACCCGATGAAAGAAGACACGCAAGTCGGACCTTTAATTCATACGAAACACTACGAAAGTGTGAAAAGTTATTTAGAACTGGCCGAAGAAGAAGGCTGTCAGGTGATCAGCGGATCGGTTCCGGAAGAGCACAGCCGCGGTAATTTTGTTGCTCCAACTTTACTTCTCAATGCAGATACGTCAATGAGAGTGGTACAGGAAGAGATCTTTGGCCCTGTGATCGCTGTGATGACCTTCAACGATGAAGCAGAAGTTATTGAGCATGCGAATAATGTCCGCTACGGACTAGCGGGCTATGTCTGGACCAAAGATCTTCAGCGAGGCCACCGTGTTGCACAGGCGATTGACTCAGGAATGTTGTGGATCAACTCTCAGAATGTACGGGATTTAAGGACGCCATTCGGAGGTTCCAAGCACAGTGGAATAGGACGTGAAGGCGGTCATTATGCCTTTGAATTTTATACAGAAGTACAAATCATTCATGTAGCGCTGGGAGAACATCGTATCCCTCAATTCGGAAAAAAATAA
- a CDS encoding fumarylacetoacetate hydrolase family protein, which yields MKTARVAFQGGIYQATEVSEGVQLDNGQRLSEEEVVWLPPVEPQTSFALGLNYFDHASELSFNAPEEPLVFLKGPNTFVGHRGKTYRPSDVTNMHYECELAVVIGRQAKNIKKEDAYSYISGYTIANDYAIRDYLENYYRPNLRVKNRDHCTPIGPWLVNAVDVKDPMNLALRTYVNGELVQEGSTKDMTFDIPVLIEYLSSFMTLNPGDLILTGTPKGTVDTKVGDEVITEIEGLGRLINTITDEKS from the coding sequence ATGAAGACGGCACGGGTAGCCTTTCAAGGCGGAATTTATCAGGCAACGGAAGTTTCTGAAGGGGTTCAACTGGATAATGGCCAGCGACTGTCGGAAGAAGAAGTTGTTTGGCTGCCACCTGTGGAGCCGCAGACGAGTTTTGCGCTTGGATTGAATTATTTCGATCATGCGAGTGAGCTTTCTTTCAATGCACCGGAAGAGCCGCTTGTCTTTTTGAAAGGACCGAATACTTTCGTCGGTCACCGCGGCAAAACCTATCGACCATCTGATGTGACAAACATGCATTATGAGTGTGAACTGGCTGTCGTCATTGGACGACAGGCAAAGAACATCAAAAAAGAAGACGCGTACAGCTATATCTCCGGCTATACGATTGCCAATGATTACGCGATTCGTGATTACTTAGAGAATTATTATCGACCGAATTTGCGAGTGAAAAATCGGGATCATTGCACCCCGATCGGACCTTGGCTGGTCAATGCCGTAGATGTTAAAGATCCTATGAATCTTGCTTTACGTACGTATGTGAATGGGGAGCTTGTTCAGGAAGGCTCTACCAAGGATATGACTTTTGATATTCCCGTCCTCATTGAATATTTGAGCAGCTTTATGACACTAAATCCAGGAGACCTTATTTTGACAGGAACACCAAAAGGGACCGTCGATACAAAAGTAGGAGATGAGGTTATTACTGAGATAGAAGGCTTAGGCCGGCTTATTAATACGATTACTGATGAAAAAAGCTAA
- a CDS encoding FAD synthetase family protein — translation MITIPIKHPIARSIQENSQSCVMALGFFDGVHLGHQKIIRTAKKIAKDKGLKLAVMTFAQHPSSVIPKGPTITNFITPLSEKAEVFEQLGVNFLYVVDFTKEVAKIPHQQFVDQYLCGLNSKHVVAGFDYKYGFKGKGDMNQLPIDSEGRFGVTTVSKFEKHEQKVSSTLLRSLISTGRVEEIPTYLGRSYEMTGEVKGKGSTCTFSFDPTYYMPSPGQYEVTVNNSKFHAKGMCEFKSIHRPGQLTITFFDELLFKELKDARLQWNNFIADFEMDALHAQGDLRELEMSM, via the coding sequence ATGATAACCATCCCTATCAAACACCCCATTGCACGATCGATTCAAGAAAACAGTCAGTCATGCGTGATGGCCTTAGGATTTTTTGACGGCGTCCACTTAGGACATCAAAAAATTATACGGACAGCGAAGAAAATAGCGAAAGATAAGGGGTTAAAACTTGCGGTTATGACTTTTGCTCAGCATCCCTCTTCTGTCATTCCGAAAGGTCCGACGATCACTAATTTTATAACACCGCTTTCTGAAAAAGCGGAGGTATTTGAACAACTTGGCGTCAATTTCCTTTATGTTGTTGATTTTACAAAGGAAGTGGCAAAAATTCCTCATCAGCAGTTTGTGGATCAATATTTATGCGGACTGAACAGTAAGCACGTCGTAGCTGGGTTCGATTATAAATATGGATTCAAAGGCAAAGGAGATATGAATCAGCTGCCTATAGACAGTGAGGGCAGATTCGGTGTCACAACCGTCTCAAAATTTGAGAAACATGAGCAAAAAGTAAGCTCGACTCTATTGAGATCGCTTATTTCTACAGGAAGAGTCGAAGAAATTCCGACATACCTCGGGAGAAGCTATGAAATGACTGGAGAGGTTAAAGGCAAAGGTAGCACGTGTACGTTTTCTTTTGATCCGACCTACTATATGCCTTCTCCTGGCCAATACGAAGTAACTGTTAACAATAGTAAATTTCATGCAAAAGGGATGTGTGAGTTTAAATCCATTCACAGGCCGGGGCAGCTTACCATCACTTTTTTTGATGAGCTCCTGTTTAAAGAGCTTAAGGATGCTAGATTGCAATGGAACAATTTCATTGCTGACTTTGAAATGGACGCTCTGCATGCGCAAGGGGATTTACGAGAATTAGAAATGAGTATGTAA
- a CDS encoding sodium:solute symporter family protein has translation MNLSVLIPLCLAYIAVMSLLAYYGYKKTTSEADYLVGGRNINPIVMALSYGATFISTSAMVGFGGVASIYGLSLLWLAFLNIVLGIFVAFAVFGKKIRRLSLKLDATTFPSLLGKHYDSKFITVFSGIVIFIFMPAYTSIVLIGGGRFLQETLSLNFNAALLILAVIIALYVIGGGIKAVMYTDAFAAVIMLIGMAIFLFASYQAVGGIVDGHHALASLKSMVPDSLASQGHQGWTSMPELGSPMWWTLVSTIIMGVGIGVLAQPQLAMRCMTVNNDRALYRSVLVGGIFIFFMTGAAYMIGPLSNVYFMETAGELSISVAGGNPDLVIPKFINTLMPGWFIYVFTLTLLSATISTVSSLIHVQASAFGEDILKTLGVRSVLGNVISPARLGVIVGVLLSVILAYLLPGGVIAQATAFWFGICAAGFLPALVGAFYWKKASRAGAVYSIITGFGVSMFGFLFLHEKQSVAFGLSEALFGKGYLLAYPWTHVDPLFYALPLSTLVFITVSLFTSHRQVEQEDVQTKRIHVR, from the coding sequence GTGAATCTTTCTGTATTAATTCCTTTATGCCTTGCTTATATTGCTGTCATGTCGCTGCTTGCGTATTACGGCTATAAAAAGACAACGTCTGAAGCTGATTATCTAGTAGGCGGACGAAACATTAATCCAATTGTCATGGCATTATCCTATGGTGCCACCTTTATCAGTACATCAGCTATGGTCGGTTTTGGCGGAGTTGCTTCTATCTATGGATTAAGTCTATTGTGGCTCGCTTTTTTAAACATTGTCCTAGGTATTTTTGTTGCTTTCGCTGTTTTTGGAAAAAAGATTCGGAGGCTCTCTCTGAAACTAGATGCTACGACTTTTCCTTCTTTATTAGGGAAACATTATGATTCGAAGTTCATCACGGTCTTCTCAGGTATTGTCATTTTTATCTTTATGCCTGCTTACACAAGTATCGTGTTAATAGGTGGGGGTCGGTTCCTGCAGGAAACGCTGTCGTTGAACTTTAACGCAGCTTTACTGATTCTTGCCGTAATTATTGCGCTTTATGTTATTGGTGGAGGAATCAAGGCCGTTATGTATACCGATGCGTTCGCAGCGGTGATCATGCTCATAGGAATGGCTATTTTCTTATTTGCCAGCTATCAAGCGGTAGGGGGCATCGTGGATGGACACCATGCGTTAGCCTCACTTAAATCGATGGTTCCAGACTCCCTCGCTTCCCAGGGGCACCAAGGATGGACAAGCATGCCTGAATTAGGTTCTCCTATGTGGTGGACACTCGTCAGCACGATCATCATGGGTGTCGGTATCGGGGTTCTTGCACAGCCGCAATTAGCCATGCGCTGTATGACCGTAAACAACGACCGTGCTCTGTATCGTTCTGTGCTTGTCGGCGGAATCTTTATCTTTTTCATGACAGGAGCAGCTTACATGATCGGACCGCTCAGCAATGTTTATTTTATGGAAACGGCCGGAGAACTTTCGATCAGTGTTGCTGGCGGAAACCCTGACCTTGTTATTCCAAAGTTCATCAACACATTGATGCCTGGATGGTTCATCTATGTATTTACGCTTACTCTCCTGTCAGCGACAATTTCCACCGTAAGCTCTCTCATCCACGTGCAGGCAAGTGCGTTTGGTGAAGACATCCTGAAAACGTTAGGGGTCCGGTCGGTGTTAGGAAATGTCATCAGCCCCGCGCGCCTTGGTGTTATCGTCGGGGTCCTACTATCAGTCATTCTGGCTTACCTTTTACCGGGAGGAGTCATCGCTCAGGCTACCGCGTTTTGGTTCGGAATTTGTGCTGCCGGTTTCCTGCCTGCATTAGTTGGAGCGTTTTATTGGAAGAAAGCTTCACGTGCAGGAGCTGTTTACAGTATTATTACTGGCTTCGGAGTCAGCATGTTCGGGTTCTTATTTTTGCATGAAAAGCAGTCCGTAGCCTTTGGTCTTTCTGAAGCACTTTTTGGAAAAGGCTATCTTCTTGCTTATCCATGGACCCATGTAGATCCGCTATTTTATGCGCTGCCTCTATCTACCCTTGTTTTTATTACTGTAAGTTTGTTCACTTCACACAGACAAGTTGAACAAGAAGACGTCCAAACGAAAAGAATACATGTACGTTAA
- a CDS encoding 5-carboxymethyl-2-hydroxymuconate Delta-isomerase, translating to MPHVIVEYTDNLTPHTNIQSLLKKISQVLVKRGDIYPIGGIRVRAHKVTDYHISDGKEDDAFVHTTLKIGKGRSEETKEATCEELFQVMKEHFASIFEEKYLALSLEIVEFQHKTYKHNNIHSRFK from the coding sequence GTGCCACATGTAATTGTAGAATACACCGATAACTTAACGCCTCATACAAATATTCAAAGTCTGCTTAAAAAGATCAGTCAGGTGTTAGTAAAACGTGGTGACATCTATCCGATTGGCGGAATCCGTGTAAGAGCCCATAAAGTCACCGATTATCACATTTCTGATGGAAAAGAAGACGATGCGTTCGTCCATACGACGTTAAAAATAGGCAAAGGCAGAAGTGAAGAAACGAAAGAAGCGACTTGTGAAGAACTATTTCAAGTAATGAAAGAGCATTTCGCTTCCATCTTTGAAGAAAAATACTTAGCTTTATCGCTTGAGATAGTAGAATTCCAACATAAAACCTACAAACACAACAACATCCATAGCCGGTTTAAATAA
- the hpaB gene encoding 4-hydroxyphenylacetate 3-monooxygenase, oxygenase component, whose amino-acid sequence MPAKTGAQYKEKLKKAKNNIYIHGERVEDPTTHPAFKNVVQSMADLYDLQYEKPEKMLYTSPQTGDKVGMTFYRPETIDDLIKRREAIQEWARLSGGLMGRSPDYLNAEVMAMGVANDLFGEDDPMFAENAKNYYDYARENDISLTHTLIHPQVNRQKAQHEQKDANVALHLVEKRSDGIIVDGARLLATQGGITDEILVFPSTVKKAGELDDPYSLAFVVPNNTPGLKFISRESFDYGKNTWDHPLSSRFEEGDAIVYFDNVFVPWDKVFVCGNSSICNRTFAETNAVVHMSHQVVAKNVVKTEFLLGVVLNLMESIGIDKFQHVQDKGTEIMLVLETMKSHLFKAEHNAKLDKWGTMTPDFEALNAARNWYPRMYPRLVEILRILGASGLMGIPTEEDFHHEEIGPLVNRALQSKNLEGYERVKLFRLAWDLTMSAFGSRQTHYEYYFFGDPVKMGMTYFEQFNKEPYKDYVQDFLKKVKTSKPNYTSV is encoded by the coding sequence ATGCCAGCAAAAACAGGAGCACAGTATAAAGAGAAGTTAAAAAAGGCTAAAAATAATATCTATATTCACGGAGAACGTGTCGAGGACCCGACCACTCATCCAGCTTTCAAAAATGTCGTTCAATCGATGGCTGATTTATATGACCTTCAATATGAAAAGCCTGAAAAAATGCTCTACACTTCTCCTCAAACGGGCGATAAAGTAGGGATGACGTTTTACCGCCCGGAAACGATCGATGATTTGATCAAGCGTAGAGAAGCGATCCAGGAATGGGCACGCCTTTCTGGAGGTTTGATGGGACGTTCTCCTGACTATTTGAATGCAGAAGTGATGGCGATGGGGGTAGCCAACGACTTGTTTGGTGAAGATGACCCGATGTTTGCGGAGAATGCTAAAAATTATTATGACTACGCACGAGAAAATGACATCAGCTTGACTCATACTTTGATCCACCCACAAGTGAACCGGCAAAAAGCACAGCACGAGCAAAAGGATGCAAATGTAGCGCTTCACCTCGTTGAAAAACGCTCGGACGGAATCATTGTTGACGGTGCTCGCTTACTTGCCACCCAGGGCGGTATTACGGATGAGATTCTCGTCTTCCCTTCTACGGTTAAAAAAGCTGGCGAGCTCGATGACCCGTATTCTCTTGCCTTTGTAGTACCGAACAATACTCCAGGGCTTAAGTTCATCAGCCGTGAATCCTTTGATTACGGTAAGAACACGTGGGATCACCCATTAAGCAGCCGTTTTGAAGAGGGCGATGCGATTGTTTATTTTGACAACGTATTTGTCCCATGGGATAAGGTGTTTGTTTGTGGGAACTCTTCGATTTGCAACCGTACGTTTGCTGAAACGAACGCTGTCGTGCACATGTCCCACCAGGTCGTAGCCAAAAACGTAGTCAAAACTGAATTTCTGCTTGGAGTGGTGCTGAATCTGATGGAATCAATCGGAATCGACAAGTTCCAGCATGTTCAGGACAAAGGAACGGAAATCATGCTCGTGCTTGAAACGATGAAATCTCACCTCTTCAAAGCGGAGCACAACGCCAAGCTGGATAAATGGGGAACGATGACCCCTGACTTTGAAGCCTTGAATGCAGCAAGAAACTGGTATCCGAGAATGTATCCACGATTAGTTGAAATCTTGCGAATTCTAGGCGCTTCCGGACTGATGGGTATTCCGACAGAAGAGGATTTCCATCATGAAGAAATTGGTCCACTCGTTAACCGTGCCCTGCAGTCTAAGAATCTGGAAGGTTATGAACGTGTGAAACTGTTCCGTCTCGCCTGGGATCTGACGATGAGTGCCTTTGGCAGCAGGCAGACACACTATGAATATTACTTCTTTGGGGATCCCGTGAAAATGGGGATGACCTACTTTGAACAGTTCAATAAAGAGCCATATAAAGACTATGTACAGGACTTTTTGAAAAAAGTAAAAACTTCCAAACCAAACTATACAAGCGTATAA